One window of the Salvia miltiorrhiza cultivar Shanhuang (shh) chromosome 6, IMPLAD_Smil_shh, whole genome shotgun sequence genome contains the following:
- the LOC130990892 gene encoding uncharacterized protein LOC130990892, with amino-acid sequence MIHDAYDVYENNPTYFQTLLEDTEKPLYPGCSQFTKLSATIKLYNLKAKHGWSDSSFNDLLKLVKEMLPESNSMPFSLYDAKKTLSTLGLDYDKIHACPNDCILYRKEYLDSSDCPTCGMSRWKVNKKGKAMPGVPSKVLWYFPPIPRFRRMFRTREIAKELVWHADERKRDGKLRHPADAPAWRLVDHKWPDFGNEPRNLRLALATDGMNPHNMMNSNYSCWPVVLVTYNLPPWLCMKRRFMMLTLLISGPKQPGNDIDVYLAPLIDDLKELWEIGIQAYDAYRSQSFTLRSVLLWTINDFPAYGNLSGCSVKGYKACPICADQTHSKWLPYSRKVSYTGHRQFLPEYHPYRRQKKAFDGVQELRAAPKPLSGTEVFERMQACNCVWGKTKGRKISDEVNSKKRKKKDKKEQNETKESDVPSVGNSCFKKKSIFYELEYWQYLHVRHILDVMHIEKNVLESLIGTLLDIPGKTKDGVAARMDLVHMGVRNELAPTVVGKKTCLRMLYTY; translated from the coding sequence ATGATTCACGATGCGTATGATGTCTATGAAAATAACCCAACCTATTTTCAGACGTTGCTTGAAGACACTGAAAAACCTCTATATCCTGGTTGTAGTCAATTTACCAAGCTATCTGCCACTATTAAATTGTACAATTTGAAGGCGAAACATGGTTGGAGTGATAGTAGTTTCAATGATCTATTGAAATTGGTAAAAGAAATGCTCCCTGAAAGCAATTCCATGCCTTTTTCTTTGTACGATGCAAAGAAAACCTTAAGCACCCTAGGGTTAGATTATGATAAGATTCATGCCTGCCCCAACGATTGTATTTTATATCGAAAGGAGTATTTAGATTCAAGTGATTGCCCTACATGTGGGATGTCAAGATGGAAGGTGAATAAGAAAGGTAAGGCTATGCCTGGAGTGCCGTCAAAAGTTCTGTGGTATTTTCCTCCAATACCAAGATTCCGAAGAATGTTTCGTACTCGGGAAATTGCGAAAGAGCTAGTTTGGCATGCAGATGAAAGAAAGCGTGACGGTAAGTTGCGTCATCCAGCTGATGCACCGGCTTGGAGATTAGTAGACCACAAATGGCCCGATTTCGGCAACGAACCCAGAAATCTTAGATTAGCTTTAGCAACAGATGGTATGAATCCACACAATATGATGAATTCTAACTATAGTTGTTGGCCTGTTGTACTTGTCACGTACAACCTTCCTCCGTGGTTATGCATGAAGAGAAGATTTATGATGCTAACTCTATTGATTTCTGGTCCCAAGCAACCCGGGAATGATATTGATGTATACTTGGCACCCCTAATTGATGACTTGAAAGAGTTATGGGAGATAGGCATCCAAGCATATGACGCATATCGTTCTCAAAGCTTCACACTTAGATCTGTTCTATTATGGACAATCAATGATTTTCCTGCCTATGGAAACTTGTCCGGGTGTTCTGTTAAAGGGTATAAAGCATGCCCGATTTGTGCAGATCAAACTCATTCTAAATGGCTACCGTACAGTAGAAAAGTATCTTATACAGGACACCGACAGTTTTTACCTGAATACCATCCATACCGAAGGCAGAAGAAAGCGTTTGACGGCGTACAAGAGTTGCGGGCTGCCCCAAAACCTCTAAGTGGCacagaagtttttgaaagaatgCAAGCATGCAATTGTGTGTGGGGAAAAACAAAGGGCAGAAAAATATCAGATGAAGTGAATTctaagaagagaaagaaaaaggatAAAAAAGAGCAAAATGAGACAAAAGAGTCAGATGTGCCTTCCGTAGGCAACTCATGTTTCAAGAAAAAGTCAATTTTCTATGAGTTAGAGTATTGGCAATATTTACATGTTCGTCACATACTCGATGTGATGCACATTGAAAAAAATGTTCTAGAAAGTCTAATCGGTACATTGCTAGATATTCCTGGGAAAACGAAGGATGGAGTTGCTGCGAGAATGGATTTGGTACACATGGGTGTGAGAAATGAGTTAGCACCAACTGTGGTTGGGAAGAAGACATGTTTGCGCATGTTATACACTTACTAA